In one Oscillospiraceae bacterium genomic region, the following are encoded:
- a CDS encoding AbrB family transcriptional regulator: protein MAEKKGFPEGKYMGSVKVGPKGQIVIPKEARDMFGIEPGDSLLLLADRGQGIALQRFDYMDEFFKNVFKTRGESPEE, encoded by the coding sequence ATGGCGGAGAAAAAGGGCTTCCCGGAGGGGAAATATATGGGTTCGGTCAAGGTGGGGCCCAAGGGGCAGATCGTCATCCCCAAGGAGGCCAGGGACATGTTCGGCATTGAGCCGGGGGACTCCCTGCTGCTGCTGGCCGACCGGGGCCAGGGCATCGCGCTGCAGCGCTTCGACTATATGGACGAGTTCTTTAAAAACGTATTCAAGACCCGGGGGGAGAGCCCGGAGGAGTAG